The genomic region TGAAATTTCCGACATAACGGAAGAGATCAGATCATATTCCAATGCGCTCGTGTTCGATCCTAAGCGTCTTGAAGAGATACAGGAAAGGCTCGCTCTTTTATACAAGCTGAAAAAGAAATACGCGCCTTCAGTCTCTTCTTCTATTTCGGACGTCATAGCTTACGGCGAGAATGCTGCGAAAAAACTTGAAGACCTCACGGGCGGAACTTCGGACGCTGTAAAACTGAAAGCGGAAACCCAGGCGCTCGAACGTTCGGTGTATACGGCGGCAAAGGTGATTTCCGAAAAACGGAAGTCGGCCGCTGAAAAAATGTCTTTAGGCGTTATAAGCGTCCTTGAAAAACTCGGAATGGCGGGTACTAAATTTGCCGTAAACATTACCGAAAAAGAAGGTACGGACATCACTCAAAAGTGCAATCCGTACGGGATGGACAATATCGAATTCCTTATAAGCGCCAATCCCGGCTCCCCGATGCTTCCTCTTGCAAAAATAGCTTCGGGAGGAGAGCTTTCGCGAGTTATGCTTGCCCTTAAGACGATTTTTGCTCAGAGCGATCCCGTAGGCACAATGATATTTGACGAAATAGACACGGGCATAGGAGGGGAAATAGCGATTGCCGTCGGAAGCCATTTAAAAAATCTCTCGAAGAATAAGCAGATCTTGTGCATAACACATCTTGCCAGTATCGCAGTTTATGCCGATAATCAGATAAGGGTGGAAAAAATATCCGACGGAGCAGCCGCAAAGACTTCGGTCGCTCCGATAACAGGCGAAGACAGGGTTTCCGAAATAGCGCGCATGCTTTCGGGAGATTCGGCGGGGACGGAATCGAGGGATCACGCCCGATCGATGCTTGAAAAATTTTCATAATGCAAGGTTCAGGAGTTTTTTATGGCTAAAATTTCAACCGAAGCCCAAGAACTGTATGAAAAAACGATACTTCCGTATAAAAATAACATTATAAGTTCGAGCGAGAAAGAACAGAATTTTTTAAGACTCATTGAAAAGGATCTTTCCGGCATTGGATATAAAAAGCTGCTTTTATGCGACGAGATGATCTATCAGGCTTCCATGTACATGATAATAAATTCTCTGTCCGTAAAATTTCTTGAATTTAGGAATAACGATGTTCTTAACGACGCAAGAAAGGCCTTGTATAAGGCGATAATATACCTTGAAGAGATAGTTTCCAATTCGGTCGACATCTCCTATTCCGAACTTGAAGACCGTGTGGCCGAGATAAGCAATACTCCGCTGGAAAAAAGATATTATCAGATACGAAAATTAGGTCTTGCGATCAGCATGCTTAAAGACGCTTTCGGCGAAAATTCAAAGTGGAAATGGTCGTTTGTCGAAGTGGAAGGCCGGTTCGCTGTAGTCGCAAAAAACATGATCGACATGAAGCAGGCTACGAAAAGCTATTTTGATCCGCGTTCGCCCGACTATGAAAGCGCGGTGTTCTGTCTGCGCCTTATAAAGTCGCTTTTGGGCAAGTCCGCAACGTCTTATCGAGAGCGCTACGAGCTTTCGACTAGGCGCATAGACGATATGCGCATGGGAATAAATTTTTTGTTGGCGCAAAGAAGGCTGTGTATCGCCATGGAAGCCCGCGACGAAGCCGAAGACATTAAAAAAAAGGCTTTAGTTTGGAACGATAAGATGGAAAAAGACCATAAAGCGGGAATAAGTTCCTAGAGAATCATCACGTTGCCGAAACCTCGCCTCCGCACCTCATTTTCAGGCCGCGCCGTTTCATCGCGCAGCGAAAGAGCCGGAAAATTGATTTTACATTTCCCTGAAAATAAGGTATCATTTTCTTATAGCTTAGGAGGACACAGTGAAAAAGATTGTTTTTTTGTTTGCCGTTTTGATCGGTGCATCATTGGTTTTTGCCGGCGGAGCAAAAGAAAACTCTGCTTCTTCAGACAGCCGTCCCGTAGTAAAATTGATTACTGACGCAACGGGGATCGATGACAAATCTTTTAATGCGGCCGCATGGCGCGGAATTCTTTCTTATTACGGCGACACATGGGAAAATCAAAAAGGCCGCGGTAATAAATACGAAGTGGTTTCCTGCCAAACACAGGACATGTATATTCCCGTATTGAAGCAAATTTCCGACGAAGCGCCGGATTTGATAGTAGTTACGGGTTTTACCTTTGCGGATGCGCTTTCGGAAGTTTCGGAAGAATATCCCAATCAAAAATACATGATAGTCGATGTGGATTGGGTGAACAAACCCAATGTGATGGAATTTGTCTTTACCGAAGAGCAGGGATCTTTTTTGGTCGGCGTTGCGGCGGCTCTGCAGGCTCAGGAAGAAAAGATTGCAAAACCCAGATTCGGATTTATCGGCGGAGTTCCGGGCGTAACCATCACAAAATTTGAAGTAGGTTATATTCAGGGGCTTAGGGCCGTTATTCCGAACGCCGAGATCGTAGATTTTTATGCCAACGACTGGGGTAAACCCGAACTCGCAAAAACACAGGCGAAGAATTGGTACGACAGCGGAGTGTATGCGATTTATTCTGCGGCGGGCGGAACTGGTAACGGTACCATAGCTCAAGCAAAAGAATACCGCATGAGCGGAAAAAATGTGTGGGCGATCGGCGTTGATTCCGATCAGTATGCCGACGGTATTTATGAAGGAAAAAAATCCGCCGTTCTTACTTCGATGATCAAACGCGTCGAAGCCGCGTCTTTATATGCGCTTAAGTCGGTAGAAAACAAAACCTTCAAGAGCGGAGTCGTAAACCTTTCTCTGGCCGACGACGGCGTAGGTTTTTCAGTTGCAAATCCGGATCTGAAACCGTCGGTGGTTAAAAAGATCGAAGAGTACAGAGCAAATATTATCAGCGGAAAGATAAAGATCATAGGCACTTATAAAGACGCTTTGGCCGCAGGAAAAGTTCCCGCAGGACTCGGCGCGAAAGACAACTAAAACCGTTTTATAAGGT from Treponema parvum harbors:
- a CDS encoding BMP family lipoprotein, with translation MKKIVFLFAVLIGASLVFAGGAKENSASSDSRPVVKLITDATGIDDKSFNAAAWRGILSYYGDTWENQKGRGNKYEVVSCQTQDMYIPVLKQISDEAPDLIVVTGFTFADALSEVSEEYPNQKYMIVDVDWVNKPNVMEFVFTEEQGSFLVGVAAALQAQEEKIAKPRFGFIGGVPGVTITKFEVGYIQGLRAVIPNAEIVDFYANDWGKPELAKTQAKNWYDSGVYAIYSAAGGTGNGTIAQAKEYRMSGKNVWAIGVDSDQYADGIYEGKKSAVLTSMIKRVEAASLYALKSVENKTFKSGVVNLSLADDGVGFSVANPDLKPSVVKKIEEYRANIISGKIKIIGTYKDALAAGKVPAGLGAKDN